A section of the Halichoerus grypus chromosome 11, mHalGry1.hap1.1, whole genome shotgun sequence genome encodes:
- the DBX1 gene encoding homeobox protein DBX1, translating to MMFPGLLAPPAGYPSLLRPTPTLTLPQSLQSAFSGHSSFLVEDLIRISRPPAYLPRSLPTASMSPPRQGAPATLTDTGTSDLGSPGPGSRPDGSPQTAASPASEPTFLKFGVNAILSSAPRTETSPALLQSVPPKTFAFPYFEGSFQPFIRSSYFPASSSVVPIPGTFSWPLAARGKPRRGMLRRAVFSDVQRKALEKMFQKQKYISKPDRKKLAAKLGLKDSQVKIWFQNRRMKWRNSKERELLSSGGCREQTLPTKLNPHPDLSDVGQKGPGDDEEEDEGAGSPRHRLVYHASPDPRHLRDPRLEGPLPASPAHSSSPGKPSDFSDSEEDEEGEEEEITVS from the exons ATGATGTTCCCCGGCCTCCTCGCACCCCCCGCCGGGTACCCCAGCCTCCTGCGCCCCACGCCCACCTTAACGCTGCCCCAGTCCCTGCAGTCGGCATTTTCTGGCCACTCGAGCTTCCTGGTGGAGGATCTGATTCGCATCAGCCGGCCTCCCGCTTACCTGCCCCGCAGCTTACCCACGGCCAGCATGTCGCCCCCTAGGCAGGGGGCCCCCGCGACTCTCACAGACACCGGGACCTCAGACCTGGGCTCCCCGGGTCCGGGCAGCCGACCAGACGGTTCACCTCAGACGGCCGCCTCCCCTGCCAGCGAGCCCACGTTTCTGAAGTTTGGGGTGAACGCCATCCTCTCCTCTGCGCCCAGAACCG AAACGTCCCCCGCCTTGCTCCAGAGCGTTCCTCCCAAGACCTTCGCCTTTCCCTACTTTGAAGGCTCCTTCCAGCCTTTCATCAGATCTTCTTATTTCCCAG CGTCCTCGAGCGTCGTGCCCATCCCGGGGACCTTCTCCTGGCCGCTTGCGGCCCGCGGCAAGCCTCGCCGGGGCATGCTGCGTCGAGCCGTGTTCTCCGACGTGCAGCGCAAGGCGCTGGAGAAGATGTTCCAGAAGCAGAAGTACATCAGCAAGCCCGACCGCAAGAAGCTGGCGGCCAAGTTGGGCTTGAAAGACTCACAA GTGAAAATCTGGTTCCAGAACCGACGCATGAAGTGGCGGAACTCCAAGGAGCGCGAGCTCCTGTCTAGCGGGGGCTGCCGAGAGCAGACCCTTCCCACCAAACTCAATCCGCACCCGGACCTCAGCGACGTGGGCCAGAAGGGCCCGGGGGACGACGAGGAGGAAGACGAGGGCGCGGGCAGCCCCCGCCACCGCCTAGTCTATCACGCGTCCCCTGACCCTCGGCACCTGCGGGACCCGCGACTGGAAGGACCGCTGCCCGCCTCGCCCGCGCACTCGAGCAGCCCCGGCAAGCCTTCGGACTTCTCCGACtctgaggaggatgaggagggcgAAGAGGAGGAGATCACCGTGTCTTAG